The Mycolicibacterium flavescens genome has a segment encoding these proteins:
- the fabG_36 gene encoding oxidoreductase, short chain dehydrogenase/reductase, which translates to MNSIEFDFTGASVLVTGGTSGIGYAIASDFAAAGAKVTVTGTRANASDYPDVDLGGLTFTQCQQSDTESIDALAESLGDLDILVNNGGAPYAAQKDEWDPDGYVGSVAVNMFAHMRLTMACHERLRASTLAGGSSVVSIVSMSAFVSAVLVPAYSSSKAGMVAFTKNLARRWVDDGIRVNAAAPGLIKTRMTAPVADFPEALEVEMRHTPMNRMGRAEEISPAVLFLCSDAASYITGTTVAVDGGYLTV; encoded by the coding sequence ATGAACTCGATCGAATTCGACTTCACCGGGGCAAGTGTGTTGGTGACCGGAGGTACCAGCGGAATCGGCTACGCCATAGCGTCCGACTTCGCCGCCGCGGGCGCGAAGGTCACCGTCACCGGAACGCGGGCCAACGCATCGGACTATCCCGACGTCGATCTCGGGGGGCTGACGTTCACCCAGTGCCAGCAGTCCGATACCGAGTCGATCGACGCCCTCGCCGAGTCTCTCGGCGACCTCGACATTCTGGTCAACAACGGGGGCGCACCTTACGCCGCCCAGAAGGACGAGTGGGACCCCGACGGATACGTGGGTTCGGTGGCCGTCAACATGTTTGCGCACATGCGTCTGACCATGGCGTGCCACGAACGGCTCCGGGCGAGCACGCTCGCGGGCGGCAGCAGCGTCGTATCCATTGTTTCGATGTCCGCGTTCGTTTCCGCGGTGTTGGTGCCTGCCTACAGCTCGTCGAAGGCCGGCATGGTGGCCTTCACCAAGAACCTCGCGCGGCGCTGGGTCGACGACGGCATTCGCGTCAACGCCGCAGCGCCGGGGCTCATCAAAACGAGAATGACGGCGCCGGTCGCCGATTTCCCCGAAGCACTCGAGGTGGAGATGCGGCACACGCCGATGAACCGAATGGGCCGCGCCGAGGAAATCTCGCCGGCTGTTCTCTTCCTCTGCAGCGACGCTGCGTCCTACATCACCGGTACCACTGTTGCCGTCGACGGCGGCTACTTGACCGTCTAG
- a CDS encoding sulfotransferase family protein produces the protein MSQFDDVTTSDDVLRLAMEATGVSQTQSESWRPGLDIMLDELATSTAFSAHGRDYIIDNCVKALARRLKVDDYAEKHHEVLDAPVERPIFVLGMPRTGTTVISYLLDQDPTRRSLLHWECVHPIPPATTDTLRTDPRCLALIEEQNQLLNALRSAHMSVPHWEDADGPTECMFIHNQDFKGLSWDAFLKTSRYTEWLFEEADMTTTYEYQKRYLQVLQSTAPGTWSLKMPSHSVHIEALLKVFPDARLIWAHRDPYRATGSLANLWRLPKQLTLQPDSIDLADMGRQAQWQMSYHVDRPLRARERIGDERFFHMYYSEMMRDPLDVMRRIYAWTGDPLTEDTERRMRSWLAAHPQDHYGTNTYSLDEYSLTVKALEPTFAEYLDTFPIELEAKA, from the coding sequence TTGAGTCAATTCGATGACGTGACAACGTCAGACGACGTGCTGCGCCTTGCTATGGAGGCGACCGGCGTTTCGCAAACGCAGTCCGAGTCGTGGCGCCCAGGACTCGACATCATGCTCGATGAACTCGCCACGTCGACTGCGTTCAGCGCGCATGGTCGGGACTACATCATCGACAACTGCGTCAAAGCGCTCGCGCGTCGCCTCAAGGTGGACGATTACGCCGAGAAACACCACGAGGTCCTCGACGCGCCTGTCGAGCGTCCGATCTTCGTCTTGGGCATGCCACGCACGGGTACCACCGTGATCAGTTACCTGCTCGATCAGGATCCGACTCGGCGGTCGCTACTGCATTGGGAGTGTGTCCATCCGATCCCCCCGGCCACCACTGACACCCTGCGCACCGACCCACGATGCCTGGCGCTGATCGAGGAACAAAACCAGCTGCTCAATGCGCTTCGCAGCGCTCATATGTCCGTCCCACACTGGGAGGACGCCGACGGTCCGACCGAGTGCATGTTCATTCACAATCAGGATTTCAAGGGCTTGTCGTGGGATGCCTTTCTGAAGACGTCGCGGTACACGGAGTGGTTGTTCGAAGAGGCGGACATGACGACCACTTACGAATATCAGAAGCGATATCTCCAGGTGCTTCAGTCCACCGCGCCGGGAACGTGGAGTCTGAAGATGCCGTCTCACTCCGTGCACATCGAGGCCCTGCTCAAGGTATTCCCCGACGCTCGACTCATCTGGGCTCACCGCGACCCCTACCGCGCGACCGGGTCGTTGGCCAATCTCTGGAGGCTGCCTAAACAGCTGACGCTACAACCTGATTCGATCGACCTCGCAGACATGGGGCGACAGGCTCAGTGGCAGATGTCCTACCACGTCGACAGGCCACTGCGGGCGCGCGAGCGCATCGGCGACGAACGCTTCTTCCACATGTACTACTCCGAGATGATGCGCGACCCGCTCGATGTCATGCGGCGCATCTACGCTTGGACGGGTGATCCGCTCACCGAGGACACCGAGCGCCGGATGCGATCCTGGCTCGCGGCTCATCCCCAAGATCACTACGGCACCAACACCTACAGCTTGGATGAGTATTCGCTGACCGTGAAGGCGCTCGAACCGACGTTCGCCGAGTACCTCGACACCTTCCCCATCGAACTGGAAGCTAAAGCGTGA